In Exiguobacterium sibiricum 7-3, a genomic segment contains:
- a CDS encoding DUF58 domain-containing protein has product MQLITPKSFHPMILFWIAVAAGICTLYGSILLATLLVAYTLYGYLLPKYLEYLGERLSVRLVETVRAFRDDRLVIPFEIHNPTRFSLGKVTVSGLLGEQVRIEDASSQFWRQHVYVPRQADVPFQIDVTAAKRGTIRIQSFDIMISDPFHLMTLYLTLPIQQLGHVFPDFAPASVEWNERQIPGETIDRSSPFTDRSSFHSVVPYAGDAKTIYWSAYAKTGELFSYQYDRMRNHDYAVIIDGLSADGLALRGDFEKLLSRAATIIRELEKQGASYSLWISMVNREGQWYHVPSGKGKEQFLRTMECLARISEYDLPLERRYFTKRLQRTVPSTTAEIHLGHRHKGVSA; this is encoded by the coding sequence ATGCAATTGATTACACCGAAGTCCTTTCATCCGATGATTTTATTTTGGATTGCCGTCGCAGCCGGCATCTGTACTCTGTACGGCTCGATCCTGCTTGCGACACTGCTCGTCGCCTACACGTTATATGGTTATCTCTTACCGAAGTATCTCGAGTACCTTGGAGAACGTCTGAGCGTCCGGCTCGTCGAAACGGTCCGGGCTTTCCGGGACGATCGGCTTGTCATCCCGTTTGAAATTCATAATCCGACACGGTTTTCCCTTGGAAAGGTGACAGTCTCCGGTCTTCTCGGGGAACAAGTCCGGATTGAAGACGCCAGCAGTCAGTTTTGGCGGCAACATGTCTATGTACCGCGTCAGGCCGACGTACCGTTTCAAATCGACGTCACGGCAGCCAAACGGGGAACGATTCGCATCCAGTCGTTTGATATCATGATTTCCGATCCATTTCATCTGATGACGTTGTATTTGACGTTACCGATCCAGCAACTCGGTCATGTCTTCCCTGATTTTGCGCCGGCATCGGTCGAATGGAATGAGCGCCAGATTCCGGGCGAGACGATTGACCGGTCGAGCCCGTTCACGGACCGCTCGAGCTTTCATTCGGTCGTCCCTTACGCAGGCGATGCGAAGACGATCTATTGGTCGGCTTATGCGAAAACAGGAGAACTGTTTTCCTATCAATATGACCGGATGCGCAATCATGATTATGCGGTCATCATTGACGGTCTGTCCGCGGACGGTTTAGCTTTACGCGGTGATTTTGAAAAATTACTCTCGCGTGCTGCGACGATTATCCGGGAACTTGAAAAACAAGGAGCATCGTACAGTTTATGGATTTCAATGGTCAACCGGGAGGGTCAGTGGTATCACGTGCCCTCAGGAAAAGGGAAGGAACAATTTCTGCGGACGATGGAATGCCTTGCCCGGATTTCCGAATACGATCTGCCGCTCGAACGCCGTTATTTCACAAAACGTCTTCAACGGACCGTCCCCTCGACGACCGCGGAAATTCATCTTGGACACCGCCATAAGGGGGTGAGCGCATGA
- a CDS encoding AAA family ATPase gives MFQQLRTNLKQAVLGQEHVIDHLLIGLLSEGHVLLEDRPGTGKTTLAKSLANTLDAKFSRIQCTADTLPTDLLGMELFNPLTGSFEQRFGPLFANIVLVDEINRTTPRTQSALLEAMGEAQVTIGDTSYTLPQHFLVIATQNPFDGQGTFPLPHAQLDRFLFKLSFAPLDRRVEKALLQGAHLQPSTFQLPLEQLNTWKQEVQAVTIENAVEDYLLDVCDALRAHRDVEIGPSPRATLALLQAARARAWMHDRTYVTPEDIKQLANPLLAHRLVLTLEATLKMTNGRLVQQILESLTVPTEV, from the coding sequence AGCAAGCGGTCCTCGGACAAGAACATGTCATAGATCATCTGCTGATCGGTCTGTTGTCGGAAGGTCATGTGCTACTCGAAGACCGGCCGGGTACCGGAAAAACGACACTCGCCAAATCACTGGCCAACACACTCGATGCCAAATTTTCCCGTATCCAATGTACCGCGGATACGTTACCGACCGATCTGCTCGGAATGGAATTGTTTAATCCGTTGACCGGGTCATTCGAACAACGGTTTGGTCCGCTGTTCGCCAACATCGTCCTTGTCGATGAAATTAACCGGACGACGCCGCGGACACAGTCCGCCTTACTCGAAGCGATGGGTGAAGCACAGGTCACGATCGGAGATACCTCTTATACGTTACCGCAACATTTTTTAGTCATCGCGACTCAAAATCCTTTTGACGGTCAAGGGACGTTCCCCCTTCCCCACGCACAACTCGACCGCTTTTTGTTTAAACTGTCGTTTGCACCGCTCGATCGACGGGTCGAAAAAGCGTTGTTGCAAGGGGCTCACTTACAACCGAGTACGTTCCAGCTGCCACTCGAGCAACTGAATACCTGGAAACAGGAAGTACAAGCCGTCACAATCGAAAACGCCGTCGAAGACTACCTGCTCGACGTCTGTGATGCCTTACGGGCGCATCGGGACGTCGAAATCGGTCCAAGTCCCCGAGCTACCCTGGCGCTCCTGCAAGCCGCACGAGCACGGGCCTGGATGCATGACCGGACGTATGTTACTCCGGAAGACATTAAGCAACTGGCCAATCCGCTGCTTGCCCACCGGCTTGTCCTGACACTCGAGGCGACATTGAAGATGACGAACGGTCGCTTGGTCCAACAGATTTTGGAGTCGTTGACTGTTCCGACCGAGGTGTAA